The following are from one region of the Aspergillus chevalieri M1 DNA, chromosome 1, nearly complete sequence genome:
- a CDS encoding uncharacterized protein (COG:S;~EggNog:ENOG410PMKQ;~InterPro:IPR013087) has translation MKHSPDLLFYNRQKMETPSATQSPYFYLLDEEEFAPQDTNLSSLPDFPYITNTLEANPFAALPDDVLSPYPDESLVDTTASAIQDDHIPPALTDIDAGTYIENYTCSDLGQNGSTNDGSLQNSLPVGWTNQHSEPTFPELPDLFATSTDPSAGIRKSGEEESGPARPGAQRYGFRRSLPRRRSRYFIDRSGKQASPVAIPSGASTPDPLRRWQESPPEDEAAPLSAIKDAVHGSLSEHSTGISDQDIANAFRNYRRPASRAGSTTSAGSATSASSRQSGASSSSRRTAEKKTSRVRKTRQGKKDKSHSEDDVRPFCCTFCCDKFKSKYDWMRHEKSLHLNLEKWVCAPFGGSVLLPSTGRVHCAYCNQLDPTAEHLNQHNHGACDAKQRSFRRKDHLVQHLRLFHRLETLPLIDNWKTETTNFTSRCGFCDCQISNWPERYKHLAGHFRSGLTMADWRGDHDFPESIAAQVTCAVPPYMVDMESRTVVPFSASSGHAKDLFSQMLSRASFNRRETDTSTDTSQQRTQPQSELPALLEQLQVEDSPLNSYTKILTLHLSHYAQEQIRLGIVPTDEMFQREARRLCYDCDDPWNQTMADHPQWLSTFREQHFQKHASVGPTEDATLHPS, from the exons ATGAAACACTCACCAGACTTGTTATTCTACAATCGCCAGAAAATGGAAACACCCTCTGCGACACAATCTCCGTATTTCTATTTGCTAGATGAGGAGGAATTTGCTCCCCAAGACACAAACT TGAGCAGTTTGCCCGATTTCCCTTACATAACGAATACGCTTGAAGCCAATCCATTCGCTGCCTTGCCAGACGATGTACTGTCTCCATACCCGGACGAGAGCCTCGTCGACACGACTGCGTCTGCCATCCAGGACGATCACATCCCACCAGCTCTGACAGACATCGACGCTGGGACGTATATCGAAAACTATACGTGCAGTGATCTTGGACAAAATGGGAGTACCAATGACGGATCACTTCAGAACAGTCTTCCGGTGGGATGGACAAATCAACATTCCGAACCCACATTCCCCGAATTGCCGGATCTTTTCGCGACGAGTACAGACCCGAGCGCCGGTATCAGAAAGAGCGGGGAAGAAGAATCAGGACCAGCGCGACCAGGAGCACAACGGTACGGGTTTAGACGGAGTCTTCCCCGCCGCAGAAGCAGATATTTTATCGACAGGTCCGGAAAGCAGGCCAGTCCGGTAGCCATCCCATCAGGTGCCAGCACTCCCGATCCCTTACGGCGTTGGCAAGAATCTCCTCCTGAAGATGAAGCGGCCCCATTGTCCGCTATCAAAGACGCGGTGCATGGTTCGTTATCTGAGCATTCCACTGGAATCTCTGACCAAGATATCGCCAACGCTTTTCGGAATTACCGTCGACCAGCATCCCGAGCAGGCTCTACAACGAGCGCTGGGAGTGCAACCAGTGCGTCTTCTCGACAATCAGGAGCCTCCAGCAGTAGCCGCAGGACAGCCGAGAAGAAAACAAGTCGCGTGCGCAAGACACGCCAAGGGAAGAAAGACAAATCACACTCAGAAGATGATGTACGTCCATTCTGCTGCACGTTTTGCTGCGACAAATTCAAAAGTAAATATGACTGGATGCGCCACGAGAAATCACTTCATCTAAATCTCGAAAAATGGGTATGCGCTCCATTTGGAGGATCTGTTCTGTTGCCATCGACAGGTCGGGTGCACTGTGCATATTGCAACCAGTTAGACCCAACTGCTGAGCATCTTAACCAACACAACCACGGGGCATGTGATGCCAAACAGCGTAGCTTTCGACGAAAAGATCACCTTGTCCAACATCTTCGCCTTTTCCACCGCCTTGAAACTCTCCCGTTAATCGACAACTGGAAGACAGAAACCACCAATTTCACTTCCCGCTGTGGCTTCTGTGACTGTCAGATATCCAACTGGCCCGAGAGATACAAACACCTTGCAGGCCATTTCCGCAGTGGCTTGACGATGGCTGACTGGCGAGGTGATCATGATTTTCCCGAGTCGATTGCGGCTCAGGTCACATGTGCTGTGCCGCCATATATGGTCGACATGGAATCGCGAACAGTGGTGCCATTCTCTGCGTCTAGTGGGCACGCGAAGGACCTTTTCTCTCAAATGCTCTCACGGGCCTCTTTCAACCGCCGTGAGACTGATACCAGCACCGATACTAGCCAGCAGCGGACTCAACCCCAGTCAGAATTACCAGCCTTACTTGAGCAACTCCAGGTCGAAGATTCGCCTCTCAATTCTTACACAAAGATTCTAACACTTCATCTAAGTCATTATGCGCAGGAGCAGATCCGTCTTGGTATCGTTCCTACAGATGAAATGTTCCAGCGGGAAGCGAGACGTCTGTGTTACGATTGTGATGATCCATGGAATCAGACCATGGCAGATCATCCACAATGGCTGTCTACTTTCCGAGAGCAGCATTTTCAAAAGCATGCGTCTGTTGGGCCTACAGAAGATGCCACGCTTCATCCGTCTTAG
- a CDS encoding cytochrome P450 (COG:Q;~EggNog:ENOG410PIWX;~InterPro:IPR001128,IPR002401,IPR036396;~PFAM:PF00067;~go_function: GO:0005506 - iron ion binding [Evidence IEA];~go_function: GO:0016705 - oxidoreductase activity, acting on paired donors, with incorporation or reduction of molecular oxygen [Evidence IEA];~go_function: GO:0020037 - heme binding [Evidence IEA];~go_process: GO:0055114 - oxidation-reduction process [Evidence IEA]) has product MALTLSDLWGRLSFQNTAYGTLLAALKRQLLTYYIGHAVYALYIHPLSRYPGPKFAAISFIPQIVYEIRGQQHSWVKTLHDQYGEVVRIGPNALVYRAPQAWKDIYGHKKGGQKTFVKDPQLYTAAPNHVEGILTVNGADHSRMRRLMAHAFSDRALREQETLLHTYADLLVQKIHKQLVECKTTKVIDLVRWYNYTTFDLIGDLSFGEPFNCLRDDQYHWWVSLMLDAVKVSGYLKIPYFYPFLKPLGKLLIPKRLIERRDAVFQQAVERVSRRLQRQMERPDFTSYILKHKDDELAMSRGELDANAGTFVLAGSETTAATLSGTTYYLLRHPAVYRRLVGEVRGAFKDALDIQLSSIASLPYLNAVLDESMRIYPPVPAMLPRLVPKGGAMINNQYVPEGTSVSIAMYSTVRSATNFAEPDSFIPERWLLPADGGITFEKDNKFALQPFAYGPRVCLGQHLAFAEMRLILVKTLWHFDLELTPEGLDWVEQKSYNLWDRPPLRVKVSLAPNAV; this is encoded by the exons ATGGCTTTGACCCTTAGTGACCTCTGGGGTCGTCTATCTTTTCAGAACACGGCATATGGTACCCTTCTCGCG GCACTAAAAAGACAGCTTCTCACATACTACATCGGCCACGCTGTTTACGCCCTGTACATCCACCCGCTAAGCCGCTACCCCGGACCCAAATTTGCGGCCATCTCCTTCATCCCACAAATCGTCTACGAGATCCGCGGCCAGCAACACTCATGGGTCAAGACACTCCACGATCAGTATGGTGAGGTCGTCCGCATCGGCCCGAATGCTCTCGTTTACCGCGCACCTCAGGCTTGGAAAGACATCTATGGCCACAAGAAAGGAGGTCAGAAAACATTCGTTAAGGATCCACAACTCTACACCGCGGCTCCAAACCACGTGGAGGGTATACTCACAGTAAACGGAGCAGATCACTCCCGCATGCGAAGACTCATGGCGCATGCATTCTCGGACAGGGCGTTACGGGAGCAGGAGACTTTGTTGCACACCTATGCGGATCTACTTGTGCAGAAAATACATAAGCAGCTTGTCGAGTGCAAAACGACGAAGGTTATCGATCTCGTTCGCTGGTACAATTACACAACTTTCGATTTGATTGGCGATTTATCTTTTGGTGAACCATTCAATTGTCTCCGTGACGACCAGTATCACTGGTGGGTATCGTTGATGTTGGATGCCGTCAAAGTGAGCGGATACCTCAAGATCCCTTATTTCTACCCGTTCCTCAAGCCACTGGGCAAACTCCTGATACCGAAACGCCTTATCGAGAGACGAGATGCCGTCTTCCAGCAGGCCGTGGAGAGGGTTAGCCGACGACTGCAGCGCCAAATGGAGCGGCCAGATTTCACATCCTATATTCTCAAACACAAGGACGACGAGCTTGCGATGTCCAGGGGCGAACTCGACGCGAATGCGGGTACTTTCGTCCTGGCGGGGAGCGAAACGACTGCTGCTACATTGTCGGGGACTACGTACTATCTGCTACGGCATCCGGCCGTGTATCGTCGATTGGTGGGTGAGGTTCGGGGCGCTTTCAAAGATGCCTTGGATATTCAGCTCTCGTCGATCGCTTCACTTCCATACCTCAATGCAGTCCTTGATGAGTCTATGAGGATCTACCCACCTGTCCCGGCTATGCTACCCCGTCTTGTCCCTAAAGGTGGAGCGATGATTAACAATCAATATGTGCCTGAGGGT ACATCAGTCTCTATAGCCATGTATTCAACTGTCCGCTCCGCCACCAACTTCGCAGAACCCGACTCCTTCATCCCCGAGCGCTGGCTCTTACCAGCCGACGGCGGCATTACATTCGAAAAGGACAACAAATTCGCTTTGCAACCTTTCGCCTACGGTCCGCGAGTTTGTCTCGGGCAGCA TCTTGCATTTGCAGAGATGCGTCTGATTTTGGTTAAGACGTTGTGGCATTTCGATCTGGAGTTAACTCCCGAAGGGCTTGATTGGGTGGAGCAGAAGTCGTATAATTTGTGGGATAGGCCGCCGTTGAGGGTGAAGGTGTCGCTTGCGCCTAATGCTGTTTAG
- a CDS encoding nucleoside transmembrane transporter FUN26 (COG:P;~EggNog:ENOG410PM8K;~InterPro:IPR036259,IPR002259;~TransMembrane:10 (i48-72o84-106i118-138o150-173i224-246o285-307i319-336o356-375i387-405o425-448i);~go_component: GO:0016021 - integral component of membrane [Evidence IEA];~go_function: GO:0005337 - nucleoside transmembrane transporter activity [Evidence IEA];~go_process: GO:1901642 - nucleoside transmembrane transport [Evidence IEA]): MDHIRRWFQPDPPASYQPVEDAGEMHDAEDQSLLSRSSRVPPFSKVEYGISFVLGVSMLWAWNMFLAAAPYFRHRLQSDDWAAAHYQPAILSVSTLTNLATAFTLAKVQKGASYPRRIVLSLLINITVFTILAFSTILLEDVAVGTYFKFLMVMVFSASLATGINQNGVYAYVSGLGREEYTQAIMAGQGVAGVLPSAVQILTQLAKPGPNSDPDAPQGSTKSAFIYFITATLVSSSALFAFLYLVKQSSGRVSMLPADDDGSILSEHVDRKTVGLWDLFKKLRWNALAVFLVYMITMMAPVYTVMIESVHDDADRSRLFEPSVFIPFAFLIWNSADLVGRMIVLVPHLSLAHRPLILFVCAVSRLVFIPLYLLCNIHGRGAVVQSDFFYLFIVQLLFGITNGYLGSNCMMGTNYWVLPEEREPAGGFMSMMLVGGLTAGSLLSFLAAG, from the exons ATGGATCACATCCGGAGATGGTTCCAGCCCGACCCTCCAGCGAGCTACCAGCCCGTGGAGGATGCGGGTGAGATGCACGATGCCGAGGATCAATCACTTCTTTCACGAAGCAGTCGTGTTCCACCATTTTCCAAGGTTGAATATGGGATTTCCTTCGTCTTGGGAGTTTCAATGTTGTGGGCATG GAACATGTTCCTTGCTGCGGCTCCCTACTTCCGACACCGATTACAGTCAGACGACTGGGCTGCAGCCCATTACCAGCCTGCTATTCTGTCCGTATCGACATTGACCAATCTAGCAACAGCTTTTACTCTCGCGAAAGTGCAGAAAGGCGCATCCTATCCTAGGCGAATTGTCTTATCGCTGCTTATCAACATTACCGTTTTCACGATCTTGGCCTTCTCCACAATCCTTCTAGAAGATGTCGCCGTGGGAACATACTTCAAGTTCTTGATGGTCATGGTGTTTAGTGCCAGCTTGGCGACGGGAATTAACCAGAATGGTGTGTATGCGTATGTCTCGGGTCTCGGACGGGAAGAATATACCCAGGCCATCATGGCCGGACAAGGCGTGGCAGGGGTCTTGCCCAGTGCCGTGCAGATTTTGACACAACTGGCCAAGCCGGGGCCCAACAGCGATCCAGATGCGCCGCAGGGATCAACCAAGTCGGCCTTCATCTATTTCATTACCGCCACGCTGGTGTCTTCGTCAGCATTATTTGCTTTCCTTTATCTTGTCAAGCAGAGCTCAGGAAGGGTATCCATGCTGCcggctgatgatgatggatcgATACTGTCGGAGCATGTCGACCGCAAGACTGTGGGTCTTTGGGATCTTTTCAAGAAGCTCCGTTGGAACGCCTTGGCCGTCTTCTTGGTATACATGATTACGATGATGGCTCCTGTGTATACGGTAATGATTGAGTCGGTCCATGATGATGCTGACAGGTCTCGACTGTTTGAGCCGTCTGTGTTCATTCCATTCGCGTTTCTTATTTGGAACTCAGCAGACCTGGTTGGTAGGATGATAGTTCTAGTCCCACACCTATCTCTGGCACATCGTCCCTTAATACTGTTCGTTTGTGCCGTTTCTCGCTTGGTATTCATTCCTTTATACCTACTCTGCAACATTCATGGGCGAGGAGCTGTCGTGCAGAGTGACTTTTTCTACCTTTTCATCGTgcagctgctgttcggtaTTACTAATGGTTACTTGGGAAGTAACTGTATGATGGGAACGAACTATTGGGTCTTGccagaggaaagagaacctGCTGGTGGTTTTATGAGCATGATGCTTGTTGGAGGATTGACTGCTGGCAGTCTGTTGAGTTTCCTCGCTGCCGGTTGA
- a CDS encoding uncharacterized protein (COG:S;~EggNog:ENOG410Q1CI;~TransMembrane:6 (o6-25i37-58o93-114i126-153o173-196i208-228o)) — MAYNVAAELFAEWAIGLGIIAVRLYARWKVGGEKFYWDDLCLGSVTIFWTFHTVFLYLCTDVYGSNIGLTEKTALEVPDDKVPVLREGSIDAFIAWLSYIFMAWSFKGVLIFLYNNMTMGLWQHRLAIIASIFCICTFFASLFFHLFICYPVHKTWQIKPYAGDNCTVRPLNYIVIEILSIITDIVIMCVPIPLILAARIRPTQKLMLCCLFSSGIFVMVAAFLRAYYSVKNISSLSIALGWASREALVSVITVSAPGLKPLITRSRWFQSYGSSTGATGTAGTATIGGSNKRLDTTCSRSKSRGWRESIGAHPIELGSSLGFKKGRRGSEAESQEHIIGEEESGDKGQGKNGGIMVTTNLTFSEDIEQSGDQKNA, encoded by the exons ATGGCCTACAATGTGGCAGCAGAGCTCTTTGCAGAATGGGCCATTGGACTGGGCATCATTGCTGTCCGTCTCTATGCGCGCTGGAAAGTCGGCGGAGAGAAGTTCTACTGGGATGATCTGTGTTTAGGATCTGTTACT ATCTTTTGGACGTTCCACACGGTCTTTTTGTACCTTTGCACTG ATGTATACGGTTCGAATATCGGGCTCACTGAAAAGACGGCCTTGGAGGTTCCTGATGACAAAGTACCGGTGTTGCGAGAAGGGTCCATTGACGCCTTCATTGCCTGGCTATCTTATATCTTTATGGCCTGGTCGTTTAAGGGAGTTCTCATCTTCCTGTATAACAATATGAC AATGGGTCTCTGGCAACATCGACTGGCAATAATAGCTAGCATATTCTGCATCTGCACATTTTTCGCATCGCTATTCTTCCACCTGTTCATCTGCTACCCGGTTCACAAGACTTGGCAGATCAAACCCTATGCTGGAG ACAACTGCACAGTCCGACCCCTAAACTACATCGTCATCGAAATCCTCAGTATCAT AACCGACATCGTAATCATGTGCGTCCCCATCCCCTTAATCCTCGCCGCCCGCATCCGCCCAACCCAAAAACTCATGCTCTGCTGCCTCTTCTCCTCCGGCATCTTTGTCATGGTCGCCGCCTTCCTCCGCGCCTACTACTCCGTGAAAAACATCTCCAGCCTCTCCATCGCCCTCGGCTGGGCATCACGCGAAGCCCTCGTCTCCGTAATCACCGTCAGCGCACCTGGTCTCAAACCGCTCATTACACGGTCGAGATGGTTCCAATCATATGGGTCTTCTACTGGTGCTACGGGGACGGCTGGGACGGCGACGATTGGAGGTTCGAATAAGAGGTTGGATACTACGTGTAGTAGGAGTAAGAGTCGGGGGTGGAGGGAGAGTATTGGGGCGCATCCTATTGAGTTGGGGTCGTCGTTGGGGTTCAAGAAGGGTCGGAGGGGCTCagaggctgagagtcaggaGCATATTattggggaggaggagtcCGGGGATAAGGGACAGGGGAAGAATGGGGGGATTATGGTTACTACTAATTTGACGTTCTCGGAGGATATCGAGCAGTCGGGGGATCAGAAGAATGCTTGA
- a CDS encoding uncharacterized protein (COG:S;~EggNog:ENOG410Q2N4;~InterPro:IPR029063,IPR016461,IPR001077;~go_function: GO:0008168 - methyltransferase activity [Evidence IEA];~go_function: GO:0008171 - O-methyltransferase activity [Evidence IEA]), translated as MDAMGVETVGHDFFAEKQPVHGARAYYFKHVLHHWSDEKATIVLNNLKPAMKHRYSKLLVEEFILPDRNAQVLPCMTDVAVMAFCSGI; from the coding sequence ATGGATGCTATGGGTGTAGAGACGGTGGGCCATGACTTCTTCGCAGAAAAGCAGCCCGTTCATGGCGCGAGGGCGTACTACTTTAAGCACGTCCTCCATCACTGGTCCGATGAGAAAGCGACCATTGTCTTGAACAATCTCAAACCCGCCATGAAGCACCGGTACTCCAAGCTCCTGGTCGAGGAGTTTATCTTACCCGACCGTAACGCTCAGGTTCTGCCTTGCATGACTGATGTTGCGGTTATGGCATTTTGTTCAGGTATTTAG
- the mdr2 gene encoding ATP-binding cassette permease mdr2 (COG:Q;~EggNog:ENOG410PG0Y;~InterPro:IPR017871,IPR027417,IPR003593,IPR039421, IPR011527,IPR003439,IPR036640;~PFAM:PF00005,PF00664;~TransMembrane:6 (i180-199o219-241i306-324o330-349i405-427o447-468i);~go_component: GO:0016021 - integral component of membrane [Evidence IEA];~go_function: GO:0005524 - ATP binding [Evidence IEA];~go_function: GO:0016887 - ATPase activity [Evidence IEA];~go_function: GO:0042626 - ATPase-coupled transmembrane transporter activity [Evidence IEA];~go_process: GO:0055085 - transmembrane transport [Evidence IEA]), producing the protein MRGARSIASWTPGFTTRQVAQPKRNILGNLYPGPYRPVSPFAVQNGLIRLYSGASGPARNTHNCSLRQPFEFAPPIYNNGKMRTDSSSRIADQVRLLSTTRCSLQAKPTTPTKPNTDGTSTLDKDNEDVEKGFELSEKAAQAAQVNLSARLAKDGAGGKKSGFREIWRLLMIARPEGRKLAFAFMFLLISSSITMSIPFSIGKIMDTATKSKEEGGNELFGLSLPMFYGALAGILACGAAANYGRIIILRIVGERIVARLRSKLFRQTFVQDAEFFDANRVGDLISRLSSDTIIVGKSITQNLSDGLRAAVSGAAGFGLMAYTSLKLSSILALLLPPIGLGAFFYGRAIRNLSRQIQRNLGTLTKIAEERLGNVKTSQSFAGEILEVNRYNKQVRRIFELGKKESLISATFFSSTGLMGNMTILALLYVGGGMVQSGGISIGELTSFLMYTAYAGSSMFGLSSFYSELMKGVGAASRLFELQDRQPTIPPTKGKNVESARGPIRFENVSFSYPTRPAVSIFKGLDFEIPQGTNVAIVGPSGGGKSTIASILLRFYTPTEGKVLIDGKDITEMNAKSLRRKIGVVSQEPVLFSGSIAENISYGRPHATRSEIVAAARKANCQFISDFPDGLDTQVGARGAQLSGGQKQRIAIARALIKDPDILILDEATSALDAESETLVNSALAALLRGNNTTISIAHRLSTIKRSDTIIVLSPDGTVAEQGSYEELSSYPDGAFTKLMEWQMSGGDASHPPKTAPVSPETEEKLSELDSGEPERQHKE; encoded by the exons ATGCGCGGGGCCAGGTCGATTGCGTCCTGGACTCCGGGTTTCACTACAAGACAGGTCGCTCAACCGAAGCGAAACATCCTAGGGAATCTATATCCGGGGCCTTATAGGCCTGTCTCTCCTTTTGCTGTCCAGAATGGCTTGATCAGATTGTACTCGGGAGCCTCCGGGCCAGCCCGCAATACTCACAACTGCTCTCTACGCCAGCCTTTTGAATTCGCACCGCCGATTTACAACAATGGTAAAATGCGCACtgattcttcttctcgcATCGCCGATCAAGTACGACTCCTATCCACCACACGGTGCTCGTTACAAGCGAAACCGACAACTCCGACGAAACCAAACACAGACGGTACATCTACGCTTGACAAGGATAACGAGGATGTTGAGAAAGGTTTCGAACTCTCAGAAAAGGCAGCCCAGGCGGCTCAGGTTAATCTGAGCGCGAGGCTGGCCAAGGATGGTGCTGGTGGAAAGAAGTCCGGTTTCCGCGAGATCTGGAGACTTCTTATGATCGCACGCCCTGAGGGCAGGAAGCTCGCTTTTGCCTTCATGTTCCTGCTGATTTCGTCATCGATCACCATGTCTATTCCGTTCTCCATCGGGAAGATTATGGATACAGCGACAAAGTCCAAGGAAGAAGGAGGCAATGAGCTGTTTGGTTTGAGCCTTCCGATGTTCTATGGTGCACTGGCTGGAATTCTTGCTTGCGGTGCCGCTGCAAACTACGGTCGTATCATCATCCTGCGTATTGTAGGAGAGCGCATCGTTGCTAGACTCCGCTCCAAGCTCTTCCGTCAGACCTTTGTGCAAGACGCAGAGTTCTTTGATGCGAATCGCGTTGGTGATTTGATCTCTCGTTTGAGCTCTGACACTATCATTGTCGGGAAGAGTATCACGCAAAATCTGTCGGATGGATTGCGAGCTGCCGTCAGTGGTGCTGCCGGATTTGGGTTGATGGCGTATACTAGTCTCAAACTTTCTAGCATTTTGGCTCTGTTACTTCCCCCGATTGGACTTGGTGCTTTCTTCTACGGTCGAGCGATCAGGAACCTCAGTCGTCAGATTCAGAGGAATTTGGGTACTTTGACCAAAATTGCTGAGGAACGTCTGGGAAATGTCAAGACCAGCCAGTCTTTTGCTGGAGAAATCCTTGAGGTTAACCGCTACAACAAACAAGTTCGAAGGATATTTGAGCTTGGAAAGAAGGAATCCTTGATTAGCGCGACATTCTTTAGCTCT ACGGGCCTCATGGGAAATATGACGATATTGGCTTTGCTCTATGTTGGAGGGGGCATGGTTCAATCTGGTGGTATCAGTATTGGAGAATTGACTTCTTTCCTGATGTACACTGCCTATGCTGGTTCTAGCATGTTCGGTCTATCCAGCTTCTATTCAGAACTCATGAAGGGTGTTGGTGCGGCCAGTCGACTGTTCGAACTACAAGATCGTCAACCGACAATACCACCGACGAAGGGCAAGAACGTCGAGTCTGCACGTGGACCCATCCGCTTCGAGAACGTCTCGTTCAGTTACCCCACAAGACCGGCCGTTAGCATCTTCAAGGGTCTTGATTTTGAGATTCCCCAGGGAACCAATGTTGCTATCGTTGGACCTTCGGGAGGAGGGAAGTCAACTATCGcttccattcttcttcgTTTCTACACTCCTACTGAGGGTAAGGTTCTCATTGATGGCAAGGACATCACCGAAATGAACGCCAAATCTCTCCGCAGGAAGATTGGTGTCGTGTCGCAGGAGCCTGTTCTTTTCTCAGGCTCCATTGCTGAGAACATTTCATATGGGAGACCGCATGCGACAAGATCGGAGATTGTTGCGGCAGCTCGGAAGGCGAACTGCCAATTCATCAGTGATTTC CCTGACGGCCTTGACACTCAAGTCGGCGCAAGGGGCGCCCAACTTTCCGGTGGTCAGAAGCAGCGTATTGCCATCGCCCGTGCATTAATCAAGGACCCTGACATTCTCATCCTGGACGAAGCAACATCTGCTCTCGACGCGGAGTCAGAGACCCTTGTAAACAGCGCGCTCGCAGCCCTTCTCCGTGGCAACAACACAACAATCAGTATCGCCCACCGACTCTCCACTATCAAGCGCTCGGATACAATCATCGTCCTTAGCCCCGACGGAACCGTGGCTGAACAGGGAAGCTACGAGGAGCTCAGCTCCTACCCAGATGGTGCTTTCACGAAGCTGATGGAGTGGCAAATGAGCGGTGGTGATGCGTCGCATCCCCCTAAGACAGCTCCCGTCAGCCCTGAGACGGAAGAGAAGCTCTCGGAGCTTGACAGTGGAGAGCCTGAGAGACAGCATAAGGAGTAA